The following are encoded in a window of Roseivirga misakiensis genomic DNA:
- a CDS encoding 3-deoxy-D-manno-octulosonic acid transferase: protein MLLLYNLSTRFYFLIIRIASLFNTKAKQAILGRNNVFSSLKTFCEASDQPIAWFHAASLGEFEQGLPVMESYKSAFPNHSILVTFFSPSGFELRKNHPVADFVCYLPFDSKSNAKRFLDLVKPAQVFFIKYEYWFHFLKAVNKRRIPLYSLSALFTPNHIFFKWYGGIHRKMLSFFDHTFVQNQSSLDLLAELGIKKASISGDTRFDRVLNTIALPDSFPAIESFKSNAQLMIVGSAWPSDMQVLLPFINSAGQDLKILIAPHLVDDQHVKKIIEGIALKTYRYSTSKTIPEDAQVLILDTIGMLSSVYQYGDFAYIGGAFGDGLHNILEAVAFGLPVVYGNKGLDKFPESIELKNRNGGFSVSNQKEATKILSNLLDEDLRQEARQVCLNYVKENAGATDHIMDFLKRTNA from the coding sequence TTACTCTACAACCTTAGCACAAGGTTTTACTTTTTAATTATCAGAATAGCCAGTCTTTTTAATACAAAGGCAAAACAGGCCATTTTGGGTAGAAACAATGTTTTTTCAAGTTTGAAAACATTCTGTGAAGCTTCTGATCAACCCATTGCATGGTTCCATGCAGCCTCGCTAGGAGAATTTGAGCAAGGTTTGCCTGTTATGGAGAGTTATAAATCCGCTTTTCCTAACCACAGTATTCTGGTCACTTTTTTCTCCCCTTCAGGATTTGAGTTGAGGAAAAATCATCCTGTTGCGGACTTTGTTTGTTACTTGCCTTTTGACTCCAAATCTAATGCAAAGAGGTTTCTCGATTTAGTAAAACCGGCTCAAGTTTTTTTCATTAAATACGAATACTGGTTTCACTTTTTAAAGGCTGTAAACAAAAGGCGTATTCCATTATATAGCTTATCAGCGCTTTTTACGCCAAACCACATCTTCTTTAAATGGTATGGAGGCATTCACCGTAAAATGCTCAGTTTTTTCGACCATACTTTTGTTCAAAATCAGTCTTCGCTTGATTTATTAGCGGAATTAGGAATTAAAAAAGCCTCAATTTCTGGCGACACGCGATTTGACCGTGTTTTAAATACCATTGCCCTCCCTGACTCTTTTCCAGCAATCGAATCGTTCAAATCAAACGCTCAACTCATGATTGTGGGTAGTGCTTGGCCGAGCGACATGCAGGTCTTGCTACCCTTTATCAATTCAGCCGGTCAGGACTTGAAAATCCTTATCGCTCCTCACTTAGTTGATGATCAGCACGTTAAAAAAATAATTGAGGGAATAGCACTAAAAACTTATCGATACTCAACCTCTAAAACCATCCCTGAAGATGCCCAAGTGCTTATTTTAGATACCATAGGGATGCTATCGTCAGTCTATCAATACGGTGATTTTGCCTACATTGGCGGTGCGTTCGGAGATGGTTTGCACAATATTCTTGAAGCCGTTGCCTTCGGTTTACCTGTTGTCTATGGCAACAAAGGTTTGGACAAATTTCCTGAATCAATCGAGTTGAAGAATAGAAATGGCGGATTTTCTGTCTCAAACCAAAAGGAAGCTACCAAAATCCTCTCAAATTTGTTGGACGAAGATCTTAGACAAGAGGCTCGTCAAGTTTGCCTAAACTATGTCAAAGAAAATGCTGGTGCTACCGATCATATTATGGACTTCCTAAAACGTACTAACGCATGA
- the rsgA gene encoding ribosome small subunit-dependent GTPase A, whose product MRGQVIKSTGSWYEVKNEENRVYRSRLRGKFKTQGIKINNPIAVGDWVEIEEEEKGDKSAVITQIHDRQNYIIRKSTRKTGHSHILAANIDQALLLATVTFPKTSLGFIDRFLVSAESFRIPALVVFNKKDLLNEDGINFCRDLINMYESIGYKGCLISVLDEEGIHELKGLLKDKTTLIAGHSGVGKSTLLNLLVPNQIQKTGEVSSYANKGTHTTTFAEMFEMDGNAKLIDTPGIKELGLVDMEASEISHYFPEMRAYLGECKFNNCLHTNEPGCEVLAAFEAGEIEGSRYHSYLSILEDYDNRR is encoded by the coding sequence ATGAGAGGGCAAGTGATTAAATCGACGGGGAGTTGGTATGAGGTTAAAAACGAGGAGAACAGGGTTTACAGAAGCAGATTGCGTGGCAAATTCAAAACGCAAGGCATTAAAATCAACAATCCCATAGCGGTTGGTGATTGGGTAGAAATTGAAGAAGAGGAAAAGGGCGATAAATCCGCAGTAATCACTCAAATTCACGATAGGCAAAACTACATTATCAGGAAATCGACTCGCAAAACGGGCCATTCTCATATTCTAGCCGCGAACATCGATCAGGCTTTACTTTTGGCCACCGTTACTTTTCCCAAGACTTCCCTTGGATTTATTGACCGTTTTTTGGTCAGTGCAGAATCCTTTAGAATCCCTGCATTGGTTGTCTTCAATAAAAAAGATTTATTGAATGAAGATGGCATCAACTTTTGCAGAGATTTGATCAATATGTACGAATCCATCGGGTATAAGGGATGTCTCATCTCCGTTCTAGACGAAGAAGGTATCCATGAACTAAAGGGTTTGTTAAAAGATAAGACCACGTTAATCGCAGGGCACTCAGGTGTAGGCAAGTCCACCTTACTCAATCTACTCGTTCCAAATCAGATACAAAAAACCGGTGAAGTGTCGAGTTATGCCAACAAAGGCACTCATACCACCACTTTTGCGGAAATGTTTGAAATGGATGGAAACGCGAAATTGATCGATACGCCTGGTATTAAGGAACTTGGTTTAGTCGATATGGAAGCATCGGAAATAAGTCATTATTTCCCTGAAATGAGGGCTTATTTAGGGGAATGTAAATTCAATAATTGCCTCCATACGAATGAACCGGGCTGTGAGGTTCTTGCTGCTTTTGAAGCTGGAGAAATTGAAGGCTCAAGGTATCATAGCTATCTGAGCATACTTGAAGATTACGATAATAGAAGATAA
- a CDS encoding inorganic diphosphatase, with the protein MNPWHDVSPGDNLPITVNAIIEIPKNNRAKYELDKESGLLKMDRVIYSSMYYPHNYGFIPQTYCDDDDPLDILVISQIPIVSMCIVEAKIIGVMRMLDQGEADDKIIAVAEHDKSVSHIENIEELPEHTLNELKNFFEDYKKLEDKEVVVERFQNRKLAQEIFQQSIEDYKNKFS; encoded by the coding sequence ATGAATCCATGGCATGACGTATCGCCCGGGGACAACCTCCCAATTACAGTAAATGCGATTATAGAGATTCCAAAAAATAATAGGGCAAAGTATGAATTAGATAAGGAAAGTGGACTTCTAAAGATGGATCGGGTGATTTATAGCTCCATGTATTACCCTCATAATTACGGGTTTATCCCGCAGACTTATTGCGATGATGATGATCCTTTAGATATTCTTGTCATTTCTCAAATACCGATCGTTTCCATGTGTATTGTGGAAGCCAAGATTATAGGCGTGATGCGTATGCTTGATCAAGGCGAAGCGGATGACAAAATTATTGCAGTGGCTGAACATGATAAATCTGTCAGTCATATTGAAAACATTGAGGAGTTACCTGAACATACCCTTAATGAATTGAAAAACTTCTTCGAGGATTACAAAAAGCTAGAGGATAAAGAGGTGGTAGTAGAAAGGTTTCAAAACAGAAAACTTGCTCAAGAAATCTTCCAACAGAGTATTGAAGATTATAAGAACAAGTTTTCATAA
- a CDS encoding acyl-CoA thioesterase, which yields MNFQTRKWVKPEDLNPNGTLFGGRLLEWIDEEAALYTIVQLENRHIVTKFMSEINFINAPVQGDIIELGIEAIGFGNSSITLRCEVRNKLTHQEILSIEKIVMVNLGADGKPAPHGKTKVEYVKDRLR from the coding sequence ATGAATTTTCAAACAAGAAAATGGGTAAAACCAGAGGATTTAAACCCTAACGGAACGCTTTTTGGCGGTAGACTGCTAGAGTGGATAGATGAGGAAGCTGCCTTATATACCATTGTGCAGCTAGAGAATAGGCATATTGTTACCAAGTTTATGTCAGAGATCAATTTTATAAATGCCCCTGTTCAAGGCGATATTATCGAATTAGGTATCGAGGCAATTGGGTTTGGTAACTCTTCCATTACACTCCGGTGTGAGGTTAGAAATAAACTCACGCATCAGGAAATATTGAGCATAGAAAAGATTGTAATGGTAAACTTAGGGGCAGATGGCAAGCCAGCGCCTCACGGTAAAACGAAAGTAGAATATGTAAAAGATAGACTGCGCTAA
- a CDS encoding Dps family protein → MEILNKTAVVEKLNQLLINYQVHYQNLRLFHWNVKGPFFFILHEKFEELYNEAALKIDEVAERILALDGTPKGSLKNILANANVESYAELLEANKMVSAIVDANKVLIENVDELLKEANQIGDEGTLDIFTSYIQELQKQNWMLKSFLN, encoded by the coding sequence ATGGAAATTTTAAATAAAACAGCTGTGGTAGAAAAACTCAACCAATTGTTGATTAACTACCAAGTACACTATCAAAATCTCAGGCTTTTCCATTGGAATGTAAAGGGACCATTTTTCTTTATACTACATGAAAAGTTTGAGGAATTGTATAATGAAGCCGCTTTGAAAATTGATGAAGTGGCGGAGCGCATTTTAGCACTAGATGGGACACCAAAAGGGTCTTTAAAGAACATCTTGGCCAATGCAAATGTAGAATCGTATGCAGAGTTATTAGAGGCTAATAAAATGGTTTCGGCCATCGTGGATGCCAATAAAGTTTTAATCGAGAATGTAGATGAGTTGCTCAAAGAGGCTAATCAAATTGGTGACGAAGGAACGCTAGATATTTTTACTAGCTATATTCAGGAGTTACAAAAACAGAATTGGATGTTGAAATCATTTTTAAACTAG
- a CDS encoding LysR substrate-binding domain-containing protein — MTLQQLEYIVALDTHRHFVNAAESCFVTQPTLTLQIKKLETEMGTQIFDRSKHPIAPTKTGETVIESARQILREVNRLKEFVNTEKDDLSGTFRIGVIPTVAPYLMPLFLKSFTDANPKIKLIIREIESEQIIQDIKNDLLDIGILATPLDENSLREVPLYNEPFLVYAAEHHPLYQEKEIDATGLPVKGLWLLNQGHCLRNQVLNICSQRRNAQNNNLSYESGSIETLKNLVRNHTGYTLVPELAVRADDQTDKRVIRFKQPEPTREISLVVHQSFNKEALIEHFRAAILSHIPDHFKKAKTFNRIKWR; from the coding sequence ATGACATTGCAACAATTAGAGTACATCGTAGCCCTAGATACCCATCGGCATTTTGTCAATGCAGCCGAGAGTTGTTTCGTTACACAACCTACGCTCACGCTACAGATCAAAAAGCTTGAAACAGAAATGGGTACGCAAATATTCGATCGATCCAAGCACCCGATAGCACCGACAAAAACAGGAGAAACGGTAATTGAAAGCGCCCGACAAATATTAAGGGAGGTTAATAGACTGAAGGAGTTTGTAAACACAGAAAAGGACGATTTGAGTGGCACTTTCAGAATAGGGGTCATTCCTACTGTGGCGCCATATCTAATGCCCTTGTTTTTAAAGAGCTTTACGGATGCAAACCCCAAAATCAAACTCATTATCCGAGAGATTGAGTCTGAACAAATCATTCAGGATATCAAAAATGATCTGCTTGACATCGGGATTTTAGCGACACCGCTAGATGAAAATAGCTTAAGAGAGGTTCCACTTTACAATGAACCTTTTCTAGTATACGCCGCAGAGCATCACCCATTATATCAAGAAAAAGAAATTGACGCCACTGGCTTACCCGTAAAAGGGCTTTGGCTATTAAATCAAGGCCACTGCCTGCGAAACCAAGTATTGAATATTTGTAGTCAGAGAAGGAATGCTCAAAACAATAACCTAAGCTATGAAAGTGGCTCGATTGAAACGCTAAAAAACCTTGTGAGAAATCATACTGGGTATACACTTGTGCCTGAGTTGGCGGTGAGAGCGGATGATCAGACCGACAAAAGAGTTATCCGATTTAAACAACCTGAGCCTACTCGCGAAATTAGTTTAGTCGTGCACCAAAGTTTTAACAAAGAGGCGCTTATTGAACACTTTAGAGCCGCCATTCTTTCCCATATTCCAGATCACTTTAAAAAAGCCAAGACCTTCAATAGGATAAAATGGCGGTAG
- a CDS encoding MerR family transcriptional regulator gives MYSIKALAELANVSIRTLHHYDNIGLLSPANRSDKGYRFYQKEELYRLQQIMFYKTLGYELSEIKRILDSESFDLIDSLNRQRKALLKKSSNLQKLIITIDKTINELKNKEGMITDEEMYEGFSKADATAYEAEVKARWGDEVEEAKQNIQAMSKQGWKDTKQEAEEINLWLANLIHKPANDREVQQVIQLHFQHIQKFYEVSEERYRGLANMYLEDERFKKHYDEVKPGLAEFLSRGMHQFCDNGMKV, from the coding sequence TTGTATTCGATTAAAGCGTTAGCGGAACTGGCTAATGTAAGTATCCGAACCTTACATCATTACGATAACATCGGATTGCTTAGTCCAGCGAATAGATCGGATAAGGGGTATCGATTTTATCAGAAAGAGGAGCTCTACAGACTTCAACAGATCATGTTTTACAAAACACTCGGCTATGAGCTCAGTGAGATCAAGCGAATTCTGGATAGTGAAAGTTTTGATCTAATTGATTCTCTGAATCGCCAGAGAAAAGCATTGCTCAAAAAATCGTCAAACCTCCAAAAGTTGATCATCACCATTGACAAAACTATCAATGAACTAAAAAACAAAGAAGGTATGATTACGGATGAAGAAATGTACGAGGGTTTCTCAAAAGCGGATGCTACGGCATATGAAGCCGAAGTTAAGGCCAGATGGGGCGATGAAGTAGAGGAGGCGAAGCAAAATATCCAAGCCATGAGTAAACAGGGGTGGAAGGATACGAAACAAGAGGCCGAAGAGATCAATCTCTGGCTAGCCAATTTAATCCATAAGCCAGCGAATGATAGGGAAGTACAGCAAGTGATTCAACTGCATTTTCAACATATTCAGAAGTTCTACGAGGTGTCAGAGGAGCGATATCGAGGACTAGCGAATATGTATTTAGAAGACGAAAGGTTTAAAAAACATTATGATGAAGTTAAACCCGGGCTAGCTGAATTTTTGAGCCGAGGCATGCATCAATTTTGTGATAACGGGATGAAAGTTTAG